In the Methylomonas rhizoryzae genome, one interval contains:
- the rplQ gene encoding 50S ribosomal protein L17, translated as MRHRKVGRQLNLNSSHRNALFSNLASSLIKEELIKTTLPKAKELRMFAEPLITLSKEDSVAKRRRVFAKLQDRDAVTKLFAVLGPRFSGRNGGYLRIIKCGYRSGDNAPMAYVELVDRDN; from the coding sequence ATGAGACATCGTAAAGTAGGCAGGCAACTAAATCTTAACAGTAGCCATCGGAATGCATTATTTTCTAATCTGGCTAGTTCGCTAATAAAAGAGGAACTGATCAAAACAACTTTGCCGAAAGCAAAAGAGCTTCGAATGTTTGCGGAGCCTCTTATTACGCTATCAAAAGAAGATAGCGTTGCAAAGCGGCGCCGAGTATTTGCTAAATTGCAGGATAGAGATGCGGTCACTAAACTCTTTGCTGTGCTTGGTCCGAGATTCTCTGGGCGGAACGGAGGGTATCTTCGTATCATTAAATGCGGATATCGAAGTGGTGATAATGCGCCTATGGCATACGTAGAGCTTGTTGATCGCGATAACTAA